The Helicobacter fennelliae nucleotide sequence TTAGCCAAACTCTTCATACTCCAAACGCTCCACTTTCAAAATAAAAAACTCATCGGCTTTGGTGCTATCGGTGGCACTAGCGTTGAGCGCAAAGGCTTCAAAGAGCTTACAATCGCTCTGCAATGCCTTGATGACTCGCTCAAAGCCAAATGTGAAATCATCATCTTTGGTGGCTATACAGAACCGCTTGATACTATCACTACGCACAATCTTGGCTTTATCCACGATGATAACACACTCTCTCTTGCTTATAATGCGTGTGATGTGTTTGTTACCCCTTCGCTTGCAGAGAATCTAAGCAATGCAATTATGGAATCTTTAAGTTGCGGAACACCTGTAGTTGGGTTTGATATAGGCGGTAATGCCGATATGATTACTCACAAATACAATGGCTATCTTGCCACTCAAGGCGATAGTTTAGATCTAGCTAGCGGAATTGAGTGGGTTTTGAATCTAGATTCTAGTGCATACACCACGCTCTCTTTGCACGCGCGCCAAAGTGCAATAGAAAATTTTAGCTCCAAAAAAGTTGCTATGCAATACATACAAGCATATAAGAAAATATATAAATCTCAAATGGGGGGGGGGCATAGACAATACCTTATCATTCTCTATACCCGATCTTTCTCCTCATCTCTAAATAACCACCACAATAATCGCCCACACGATTATTTGCATTACATCAATAATCAAATCTTAGGCAGTCATCAATGCGTAGCCTAAAATCCCTAAAAATTCTTTATTCTCATGATATTTTCTCAACCCAATTTGTAGGCGGAATCTCACGATATATCTTTGAGCTATACATTCGCAACAAAAACGCCAAAATCCCAATCATTTATAGCGAAAATCTCTATCTCCACAAATTCACCAAAAAATCGCATTTCAAAGGCAAAAACAGGCTCATTTGGAATCTAAATGAATATTTTGAGCGATTTTTGCTAAAAAGTGGCAGATTTGATATGTATCATCTTAGCTATTATAAGCACTTCAAAAAGCCTAAAGATACTCTTGTCGTGGTGAGTGTGTATGATATGATTCATGAGATTTATGCCTCATCGTATTTCAAACACGACACCAAAACTTCTGCGCTCAAAGCAAAAAACTGCGCTCAAGCTGATGGAATCATTGCGATTTCTCACCAAACCAAAAAAGATCTCGTTAAGATTTTAAAAATCCCCCCTGAAAAAATCAAAGTCATTTATCTTGGACACAGCCTCACAAAAAAGCAAATCCGCCTAAATACACCAGAATCTTACATTCTGTTTGTAGGCAATAGAGGAGGCTATAAAAATTTTGATACCTTTGTCTATGCAATGCAACACATTATCAAGCAATACCCGCATATAAAAGCCCTGTGCGTGGGGGCGGATTTTAGCAAAAAAGAATTAGCACTCCTAAATTCCCTCAACCTAGAATCCCATTTTATCAGCTATGCAGCCAAAGATGATGAGCTTTATAGCCTCTATGCAGGCGCGATTTGCTTTGTGTTTCCTTCATTTTATGAAGGATTTGGGATTCCGATTCTAGAATCTTTTTTTGCCAAATGCCCTACAATCCTAAGCGATATAGCAGTTTTTAGAGAAATCGCCACTGATTGCGCGCTATATTTTGAGCCACACAAAGCACAAGATCTAGCTTTTCAAATAGAGCAAATCCTCCAAAACCCGCAATTAGCCCGCTCTCTTACCGCTCATGCAAGCAAGCGACTAGAGGATTTTTCTTGGGAGAAAACCTATCAGCAAACAATGGAGTTTTATCAAGAAATCGCGATAAATCATAAAATGCGAAATCGCGTGGATTCTGTGGATTCTATGGATTTTGTAGGTTCTATGGATTCTAGCACGGATTTGAGCCTAGATTCTACCATGGATTCCACAAAATCCAGCGCACACACAAAAAATCTCACCCAAAGCCAAACGCACATTTTAGCCCACGCACAAACCAAACCACAGGAGCAAGGCATGAAAAAAGCACTCATTATTGGCGCAGGCGGACAAGATGGATATTTTTTGATGAAATTATTACTACAAAAGAGCTATGAAGTGCATATCATCGTGCGCCATTTACCATATTTTCGTGATATTACTTTCGTGCATTATGATGATTTATATTTTACAAATCCAGCGCACAAAGTGATTTACCACTATGGCGACATCACAGATTCTAGCTCGATTGTAGAAATCCTGCAAAAAACAAAACCCCATGAAATCTATAATCTAGCCGGCATCTCAAATGTCAAAAAATCCTTTTCTATGCCTCAAAATACCGCGGATTCTATCGCGCTTGGCACTTTGCGGATATTAGAGACAATCCGAAGCATAGGAATTGATACTAGATTCTACAATGCCGCAAGCTCTGAAATATTTGGCAATGCCAAAGGAGCGCAAAACGAACTCACACCATTTGATCCCAAATCACCCTATGCCATAGCCAAACTTTATGCGCTCTATATGGTGCGACATTATCGTGAAGCATATAAAATCTTTGCTGTCAATGGAATTTTATTTAACCACGAATCGCCTTTGCGTAGCGATGAATTTGTAAGCAAAAAAATAGTCAAAGCAGCAGTGCAAATCGCAAATGGAACGCAAGAAAAGCTCTATCTTGGAAATCTAGATTCTAGACGCGATTTTGGCTATGCAAAAGATTATGTTGAGTGTATGTATCTTATGTTGCAGCACAGCACACCTGAAGACTTTGTCATCGCCACTGGAGAGCAGCATAGCATTAAAGAAATTTGTGAGATTGCGTTTGCAAAAGTTGGCATTGAGCTAGAATGGTTTGGTAGCGGAATCAACCAAAAAGGCAGAGATAAACACACAAAAAAAATCTTAATCGAGGTTAATCCAAATTATTTTCGTCCGCTTGATATTGCAAGCAGTATCGGCGATAGCCAAAAAGCCCAAAAACTACTCGGCTGGAATCCAAAAAATACAAGCTTTGAAGAACTTATAGAAATTATGATAAATGCTCAAAAGCAAGAAATATCAAATGGGGGGGGGGCTAAGAAAAAATTAAGCCAAGCAAATCCAACCCTCAAACAGAATCCAAAGACAATAAAACCCCAAACGCAAATTCTCTATGTATCTTTTTCTATCTCTAACGCGCATTTAGCCAAATACAGCGCGCTAGAATCCTTTGATTTTCATAGATTTTCGCATAATTTTTGCCTGCCAACTTTGCATTTGCACCACTCTAGCTCGCTTAAATTGCACAGATTACACGATTTGTGCGATTTCAAGGCAGCAGCATGAAGCCATCATCTCTATCACATCACATCAAGCGTGCAATAAAGCCATTTGCAAAATCCACATTTGCAATCCTTACAAAGCTTTTTGTCCGCCCTATTCCACCATCTAAACTGCTGATTATCCGCACAGATGCGATTGGGGATTATTTATTATTTCGCCCATTTTTATCAAGCATAAGAGAAACATACCCAAACTATCACATCACACTTCTTGGCAATGCCAGCTATCGCGACCTTGCGCTATGCTTTGATAGAGAATCTATCGATACATTTTTGTGGTTTAAGCCAAAAAGCTTTAGCAGAAATATTATGTATCGGATTTGCTTTCTTTACAAGCTCAAAAAAATGCGCTTTACACTATGCCTTAATCCTATGTATTCTCGAGATATTGCAACCTCTATACTCATCTCTTATGTCAATGCACCAAACAAAATCGCTCCACTTGGGGATTGTGTGAATTCTACCCCAGCCCAAAAAACATATTTTGATAGATTCTACACACAGCTCACACCTTGCGCACCACAAGTAATGTTTGAATTCTATCGCAATATGGAATTTTTCACACATGCTATCAATCTCCAAACCCAGCCAAGCCCTTATATCAATGCTTCTACCCTGCCAAGTCTTTCATCTTGCTTTGTAGATTCTGCACCGCTTCATGCCAAATCATATAGCGTGCTTTTTATCGGAGCAAGTGCAGCATATCGCAAATGGAGTATAGAGCATTTCGCCAAAATCGGCTCATATCTTGCCACGCATTATCATCAGCATATTATTATCTGCGGAGGCATAGAAGACAGAGCAAATGCCTCGCATCTTCAATCACTCATCACAAACAATACACAATCACATAATACCAAACCCCAAATCCTCAATCTCGCAGGAAAAACGAGCCTAACGCAGTTAGGCTCGCTCGTGTATAACGGCAACTACCTAATAAGTAATGAAACAGGTTGCGCGCATTTAGG carries:
- a CDS encoding glycosyltransferase family 9 protein encodes the protein MKPSSLSHHIKRAIKPFAKSTFAILTKLFVRPIPPSKLLIIRTDAIGDYLLFRPFLSSIRETYPNYHITLLGNASYRDLALCFDRESIDTFLWFKPKSFSRNIMYRICFLYKLKKMRFTLCLNPMYSRDIATSILISYVNAPNKIAPLGDCVNSTPAQKTYFDRFYTQLTPCAPQVMFEFYRNMEFFTHAINLQTQPSPYINASTLPSLSSCFVDSAPLHAKSYSVLFIGASAAYRKWSIEHFAKIGSYLATHYHQHIIICGGIEDRANASHLQSLITNNTQSHNTKPQILNLAGKTSLTQLGSLVYNGNYLISNETGCAHLGTLLDTTIVIVVSNGNHLGRFIPYPKRLSDKYYPVFHRFIEDNFDKYEQLSNAFAYKSNLDINEIKPESIISIIDSTSQFLHKEQI
- a CDS encoding glycosyltransferase yields the protein MQCLDDSLKAKCEIIIFGGYTEPLDTITTHNLGFIHDDNTLSLAYNACDVFVTPSLAENLSNAIMESLSCGTPVVGFDIGGNADMITHKYNGYLATQGDSLDLASGIEWVLNLDSSAYTTLSLHARQSAIENFSSKKVAMQYIQAYKKIYKSQMGGGHRQYLIILYTRSFSSSLNNHHNNRPHDYLHYINNQILGSHQCVA
- a CDS encoding GDP-mannose 4,6-dehydratase produces the protein MRSLKSLKILYSHDIFSTQFVGGISRYIFELYIRNKNAKIPIIYSENLYLHKFTKKSHFKGKNRLIWNLNEYFERFLLKSGRFDMYHLSYYKHFKKPKDTLVVVSVYDMIHEIYASSYFKHDTKTSALKAKNCAQADGIIAISHQTKKDLVKILKIPPEKIKVIYLGHSLTKKQIRLNTPESYILFVGNRGGYKNFDTFVYAMQHIIKQYPHIKALCVGADFSKKELALLNSLNLESHFISYAAKDDELYSLYAGAICFVFPSFYEGFGIPILESFFAKCPTILSDIAVFREIATDCALYFEPHKAQDLAFQIEQILQNPQLARSLTAHASKRLEDFSWEKTYQQTMEFYQEIAINHKMRNRVDSVDSMDFVGSMDSSTDLSLDSTMDSTKSSAHTKNLTQSQTHILAHAQTKPQEQGMKKALIIGAGGQDGYFLMKLLLQKSYEVHIIVRHLPYFRDITFVHYDDLYFTNPAHKVIYHYGDITDSSSIVEILQKTKPHEIYNLAGISNVKKSFSMPQNTADSIALGTLRILETIRSIGIDTRFYNAASSEIFGNAKGAQNELTPFDPKSPYAIAKLYALYMVRHYREAYKIFAVNGILFNHESPLRSDEFVSKKIVKAAVQIANGTQEKLYLGNLDSRRDFGYAKDYVECMYLMLQHSTPEDFVIATGEQHSIKEICEIAFAKVGIELEWFGSGINQKGRDKHTKKILIEVNPNYFRPLDIASSIGDSQKAQKLLGWNPKNTSFEELIEIMINAQKQEISNGGGAKKKLSQANPTLKQNPKTIKPQTQILYVSFSISNAHLAKYSALESFDFHRFSHNFCLPTLHLHHSSSLKLHRLHDLCDFKAAA